DNA from Nitrospira sp.:
CGGACAAGTACGGGTTGGCCGTGATCGAGGATGCGGCCCAGGCGCTCGGTGCGACCTTCGATGGAACCTGCGCCGGGAGCCAAGGGCGGGCTGGCTGTTTCAGTTTTTATCCCTTCAAGGTGCTCGGTGGATTCGGCGACGGAGGGGCGATCACGACGAACGATCCGCAGCTCGCTCGCATGGCCACCTTGCTCCGCTACAACGGCGAAGATCGCGAAACAGGCGAGTACCACTACCATGGCCAGACCGCGCTGTTGGATAACGTGCAGGCTGCTGTGTTGGATGTGAAGCTGCGATATCTGCCCGAATGGATTGCGCACCGGCGTCGGATCGCGGAGCTCTATCGCCGCGGACTCTCCGGGATCAAGCAGTTGCGCGTACCCCATTTCGACCAGACGCGCCATAACGATATCTACCAGAACTACGTGGTCCGCACGAGCGTCCGTGACCAGCTGCGCGCCTACCTGAAGGAGCAGGGGGTTGAAACGTTGGTCCATTGGCCCAAGCCCATGTGGGAACATAAGGGCTTGGGGCTCGATATCCCGAAGGTTCCGGAAACCCTCTCGCTCTGCCGCGAAGTGCTATCCCTGCCGATGAGCGCGGAGACCACGGACGATCACGTCGCCACGACCGTCGCCTGCCTGCAAGCCTTCTTCTCGAAGCACCAGTGACCGTAGCAGACTACAGATCCGTGACTGAAAAAGCCGGCGATTGGGTGACGCAGGAGGCGCTATCCATGCTCTACACGCGTTATCGTTACGCGGTGGAATTCTGTCGAGGCAAGCGGCTCTTGGAAGTGGCCTGCGGCCAGGGGGTCGGACTGGGGTACCTTGCGAGACATGCTGCCCACACGGTGGGGGGAGATGTCACGGAGGAATTGCTCAAGAGAGCAGGGTGCGCCTTGCAGGGGAAGATTCCGTTGCTGCGGTTGAATGCCGAAGCGCTCCCGCTGCGCACAGCTTCGAGGGACGTGATCGTCTGTTATGAAGCGATCTACTATGTCGAACAGCCCTTACGATTTTTGCAGGAGTGCCGTCGGGTGTTGGTGCCGCAAGGCCTGTTGCTCCTGTGCAGCGTGAACCCGGAGTGGCCGGACTTTAATCCCAGCCCACACAGTCATCGCTACTACTCGATAAGCCAACTGTCGACCTTGCTGCAAACAGCCGGGTTTCAGGCGGAGGTCTTCGGGGCCTTTCCCGTCACGACGGGGTCGCTCCGGGCCGCTTGTGTGTCATGGATCAAACGAGCCGCCGTCGCCCTGCGTCTGATTCCCTCTACGATGGAGGGGAAGCGGCTGCTCAAGCGGCTCTTTCTCGGCAGACTGCTCTCCTTCCCTGCCACGGTCGAGGAGGGACTGGCTGCCTATTGCCCGCCCCTCCCGATTTCCCATGACCGGCCCGTCACCGATTACAAAATCCTGTTCGCCCTTTGCCGTCCTGCTTGATCCTTTTGTCCGATTCAGCCGCTCCCCTGCGGCCAGCCGGGCAGAGGTGTCATGGTAAACCTTGGACTGGTCTGAGGGCTGGATTCGACTGCGAAGACCAGGTATTCTTTGCCGCCGAATTCGCAGGCTGAGTCTGCAGGGTTTGGCTTGACCGAGGTACGCCGTGACCCGTCCGTTCACCCCATCGTTTACCGTCGCACAACGGCGCCTGCTGCTCTTTGCGGCTCACCTGGGGCTGGCCGCCCTGTCGAATTGGCTGGCCTTCCTCCTCCGTTTCGACGAAGACATTCCTTCCCAACAGTGGGACCTCTTCGCCTCCCTGCTTCCGCTGCTGTTGGTGGTCCGGGCGCTCGCCTTCTACCCCTTCCGGCTCTACGACGGCCTCTGGCGATACACGAGTCTCTGGGATGTCCGTGATCTGGCCCTCAGTATCGCGACGAGTACGTTCCTGTTTGCGGGACTGGTGCGGTTTGGGATGGGGATCCGGTCCTATCCCTCTTCCGTCTTTGTGATCGATGCCCTGTTGCTCCTGTGCCTGTTGACCGGCTTGCGGGTGCTGCCTCGGCTGGTCAGGGAATCGGGATGGATCGGGGCCGGTCGGAAGCGGGTGTTGATCGTCGGAGCCGGCGATGCCGGGGCCATGATCGTGAGGGAAATGCGGAACAGTCCCTCATACGGCTACCGTCCGATCGGTTTCATCGACGACGATCCGGGGAAAA
Protein-coding regions in this window:
- a CDS encoding Aminotransferase, DegT/DnrJ/EryC1/StrS family gives rise to the protein MAFKVPFIDPRSHYAKLKPEIDRAITDCLANGDLVNRHQLKDFEQHLAEFVGVKYAVGVNSGYHALYFALLGAGVGPGDEVITVAHTFVATVSAIVHCGARPVLIDVGPDFNMNVELIEPAITPRTKALLPVHLNGRLCDMEKILALADKYGLAVIEDAAQALGATFDGTCAGSQGRAGCFSFYPFKVLGGFGDGGAITTNDPQLARMATLLRYNGEDRETGEYHYHGQTALLDNVQAAVLDVKLRYLPEWIAHRRRIAELYRRGLSGIKQLRVPHFDQTRHNDIYQNYVVRTSVRDQLRAYLKEQGVETLVHWPKPMWEHKGLGLDIPKVPETLSLCREVLSLPMSAETTDDHVATTVACLQAFFSKHQ